The DNA segment AGGTGGTGTCGGAGGCGCTGGAGGCGCACGGCGTCGCGCTGCCGGAGCCGCTGCTGCCGGAGTCGCCGGCGGAGTCACCGCTCCGCGAGTAGGGAGCGTCGCGTGAGAGCATCGAAGCCCGTCCGACGCCCCGTCGCGGCGCCCGCCAGCACGAGGAGACAGCGATGACCAGGGTCGGCATCCGCGACGTCGCCGCCGCCGCCGGGGTGTCGATGGGGACGGTCTCGCACTTCCTCAACCACCCCGCGCGCGTCTCCGACACGAAGGCCAAGCGGATCCAGGAGGCGATCGAGGCGCTGGGCTTCGTGCGCAACAACGCCGGCCGCCAGCTCCGGCTCGGGCAGAGCTCCACCATCGCCTACATCGCGCCCGACGTGTCCAATCCCTTCTTCGCAATGATCGCGGAGGGAGCGGAGCGGCGCGCGGCCGAGCTCGGGCTGTCGCTGTTCCTCGCCAACTCGGGCGGCGAGACCTCGCGGGAGGACGCCTACCTCGAGCTGTTCGAGGAGCACGGGGTGCGCGGGATGCTGGTCGCGTCGCACGGCTCGATCGAGGACCGCCTCGCCTCGGTGCGCTCGCGCGGGACGCCGACCGTGCTCGTCGGCCGGCATGCGGCCGCCGAGACCCAGCCCTCGGTCTCGATCGACGAGGTGCTCGGCGGGCGCCTCGCGGTCGAGCATCTGCTCGCGCTCGGCCGCCGCCGCCTGGCCTTCGTCGGCGGCCCGCTCTCGATCCAGCAGGTCGGCGAGCGCCTGTCGGGCGCCAGCCGCGCGGTCGCCGCGGTGCCCGGCGCGACCCTCGAGATGATCGACGTGCAGCACCGCGTGATCGCGGAGGGACACGAGGTGGGCGAGGCGATCGCCGACCGGGAGCCCGCCGCGCGCCCCGATGCGATCTTCGCCGTCAACGACCTCCTGGCCATCGGCCTCGAGCAGGTCCTCATCGGCCGGGGGATCCGCGTGCCCGAGGACATCGCCCTCATCGGCTACGACGACATCGAGTACGCGGAGGCGTCGATCGTGCCGCTGAGCTCGATCCGCGCGCCGCAGGAGTCGTTCGGCGCGTCGGCGGTCGACCTGCTGCAGGAGGTGGTATCCGCCGAGGGCGACGGCGTCGTCGACCGGCGCCGGGTCTTCGCGCCGGAGCTCGTCGAGCGCGCGTCCACCCGCGGTCGCTGAGCCGCGGGGCCGGGCGTGCCCGTGCCCGCCGCCCGGGAGAGGGCCCGACGTCCCCTTCGTGAATGGGTCTCCTGAGACGAGACCCACCGCCGAGCATGCTGATCGAGTAGTTCTTCGACGCGGACGGGAAGCCGTTCGACCCGGTGGACGTCCAGCTCACCTTCCTGAACATCCTGTCGGACGCGACCAGCCTGGGGCTCTACTGGGCTCTGAAGTCCTGGACGACCGTCGGCCTCAGCGTCGCGCCCACCTCGATCTCCTCGCGCGGCGGGAATGCGGGAGTCGGCGCCGGCACGATCGCCGATCCGTTCCGGCGCGCCACCGCCGATGAGCGGTCCCTCCCGCTCACGCCGCGGTACGACACCTTCTCGTTCCGCTCCCTCCCCTCGGGCAGCTCGCTCGTCTACAGCCAGTTCGGCGGCTTCCAGGGCTGGCACAACAGCGCGATCACCGGACTCGGCTTCCGCACCAGCGACTGCTGAGCGCTCGTTCCGCGCCAGCGGTGGGGGAGCGTCGCCCTCGCGCGACCGCCGCTCCTACGCTGCCGGGGTGACCGGTCGGACTCCGGCCGCACTCCTGGTCTCACGGAACGGATCCCGCATGTCGCAGTACCGCCCCGACCCGCACGGCCCCACCCGGCGCACCGTCGCCGCGAGCGCCGCGTGGGGCGTCCCCGTCGTCAGCGCGGCGGTCGCCGCCCCGCTCGCCGCCGCCTCGCCCGCTACGTGCTTCAGCACGACGGTGTTCCCGCCGGCGAGCGTCGCGAGCGACCCGACCGTGCTCACGGCGATCTCGCCGGGGGGAGCGGTGTCGACGGTGCGGATCACCTCCGTCCTCGCGCCGGGCACCACGACCGAGTCGCAGGGCCGGAGCTTCAACCTGACCGGGGAGGGCTCCGTGTGGATCGGGGAGGAGACCGGCACGCCGCCGAGCGAGACGGTCGTGCGCGCCGGGGAGCCGGGCGCGTTCGGTACCGGGACGCTCCTGCTCAACCAGCGTCGGGCCGGGGCGCTCACTGAGACCCCGTCGCCCGGGTCCGACTCGCAGACGCTGACGTTCGGCTTCTTCGCAGCGGACGGGCGGCCGTTCGACCCGCTCGACGTCCGGCTCACCTTCCAGAACATCACGTCGCTCTCGGACTCCTCCCTCCCCTGGGTGGCGGGCTGGTGGACCACCGTCGGCTTCAGCCTCGCGCCCACCTCGATCTCCGCCCAGGGCCCCGACCGGGGAGTCGGCACGGGCACGGTCGCCGACCCGTTCCGGCGCAGCACCTTCTTCGAGCCCGTCCTCGTCAACGACCCCCGCTTCGACACCTTCGCGTTCGACCTCCTCCCCTCGGGGAGCACGCTGACCGTGAGCCAGCACGACGGTCAGCAGGGCTGGCACTCGACAGCGCTGACCGCGCTGCGCTTCCGCGCCCGCGACTGCTGAGCGCGATCGCCTGCCGGTGACTCCTCAGACGCCCCAGTTGACGAACGGCGCGCGCAGGCTCGAGACGGTGACCTCGTCCTCGGCGATCGCGCCCACCGTGTTGGTCAGCTCGTAGCCCTCGAGGGTGCCGACGGGCGTCGTGTCGAAGAGGAAGGATCCGGGGGCGCCGTCGGTGGTGCTGTCCGGGTGCTCGGCCGCCACCTCGGCGGTGGCGTCACCCACCGCGACGCCTCCCAAGGTGCTGATGGCGACATCGCCGACGGCGGCGGCCGTGGCCTCGAGGAGGAAGTCGGGCTCCGGGTACGTCGGCTCCGGCCCGCCGGCGTCGTAGACCTCGGTGTCCCGGAGGACGAAGCCCGGCCAGGTGTAGGCGCGGCTGCGGTAGCCCTCGTAGGGGACGTCGTCGGACTCGGTCGGCTCGCTGCCGAACGCCTCGGTGAGCGCCGCGACCGCGCCGGTGCCGTCGCGGTAGGCCCAGCTGCCCAGCTGTGCGCCGGTGGCGTCCACCAGCGAGAACGAGGTCGGGCCGATCAGCAGGCTCGCGGCGACCGCGGGCGTCGAGGGCGTCGCGGTCGGCGCGGGGGTCGCGGTGGGGGCCGGCGTCGCGGTGACGGTCGCGGTGGCGGTCACCGTCGCGGCCGGCTGGGCGGCGGGCTCGTCGGAGGAGACGCAGCCGCTCAGGACGGTGGCGATGCCGAGGGCGAGGGCGGTGCCGGCGACGGTGGTGCGCAGGAGCGAGCGGGACGGGACGGGCATGGCGGACCCCCGGAGAAGCGGACGACGGGGGTCGCGGATCGTCCCCCACCGCCCGTCCTCGCGTGCGGGGGGCGGCGAGCGGGTAACGATCCGCTCTCCTGCGCTCGGGCTAGCAGGCGACG comes from the Rathayibacter festucae DSM 15932 genome and includes:
- a CDS encoding LacI family DNA-binding transcriptional regulator; translation: MTRVGIRDVAAAAGVSMGTVSHFLNHPARVSDTKAKRIQEAIEALGFVRNNAGRQLRLGQSSTIAYIAPDVSNPFFAMIAEGAERRAAELGLSLFLANSGGETSREDAYLELFEEHGVRGMLVASHGSIEDRLASVRSRGTPTVLVGRHAAAETQPSVSIDEVLGGRLAVEHLLALGRRRLAFVGGPLSIQQVGERLSGASRAVAAVPGATLEMIDVQHRVIAEGHEVGEAIADREPAARPDAIFAVNDLLAIGLEQVLIGRGIRVPEDIALIGYDDIEYAEASIVPLSSIRAPQESFGASAVDLLQEVVSAEGDGVVDRRRVFAPELVERASTRGR